A single Oryza brachyantha chromosome 8, ObraRS2, whole genome shotgun sequence DNA region contains:
- the LOC102713842 gene encoding cinnamoyl-CoA reductase 1-like, translated as MEAPPATASRSAAAVCVTGAGGFLASRLVELLLSSRDHYVVVHGTVRDIGDGKNAHLKALENAGERLRLFKADVLDYGGVASAIAGCDGVFHVASPVPSGRPTNPEEDVIAPAVTGTLNVLRASYEAKVKRVVVVSSVAAVFNNPKWPKGKPFNEDSWSDEELCRKSEEWYNLSKTLAEREAFAYAAKTGMDIVTVCPGLVIGPLMKPTVPTSIKMFFDYMKGDGETAENRLMSVLDVRDVADALLLAYEKPEASGRYLCSSTPRKLSDIINISKSLYPNFPYPKRFVEEEDTITFSSEKLRKLGWTFRPIEETIKNSFESYIASGILT; from the exons atGGAAgctccaccggcgacggcgagcaggagtgccgccgccgtctgcgtcaccggcgccggcggattCCTCGCCTCACGGCTCGTcgagctcctcctctcctcccgggacCACTACGTCGTCGTCCACGGCACCGTCCGTGACATCG GCGACGGCAAGAATGCCCATCTGAAGGCGCTGGAGAACGCCGGCGAGAGGCTGCGGCTGTTCAAGGCTGACGTGCTCGACTACGGCGGCGTCGCGTCGGCGATCGCCGGCTGCGACGGCGTCTTCCATGTCGCGAGCCCTGTGCCCTCCGGCCGACCCACCAACCCTGAG GAAGATGTAATAGCTCCGGCTGTAACAGGCACACTGAATGTGTTGAGAGCTAGCTACGAAGCCAAAGTGAAGCGAGTTGTCGTGGTTTCTTCAGTTGCTGCAGTTTTCAACAATCCGAAATGGCCGAAAGGTAAGCCTTTCAACGAGGACAGCTGGTCAGATGAAGAGCTCTGCAGGAAGAGCGAG GAGTGGTATAACCTTTCCAAAACTCTGGCAGAGCGTGAGGCTTTCGCGTATGCAGCAAAAACTGGGATGGACATTGTAACTGTTTGCCCAGGACTGGTCATTGGACCACTGATGAAGCCTACAGTACCTACAAGCATCAAAATGTTCTTTGATTATATGAAAG GAGACGGCGAGACTGCTGAAAACAGACTCATGAGTGTATTGGATGTCCGAGATGTTGCTGATGCTCTTCTTTTAGCTTATGAAAAACCAGAGGCATCTGGACGATACCTATGCAGTTCAACTCCAAGAAAACTATCGGACATAATAAACATATCGAAGAGCTTATATCCAAATTTCCCTTATCCCAAAAG GTTTGTGGAAGAGGAAGACACCATCACATTTAGTTCAGAAAAACTTCGGAAGCTAGGCTGGACCTTCAGGCCCATAGAGGAAACCATCAAGAACAGCTTTGAGTCCTACATTGCTTCAGGGATTCTGACCTGA